In Nitrospira sp., one genomic interval encodes:
- a CDS encoding NADH-quinone oxidoreductase subunit N, giving the protein MTFALTFSASDLLYLLPELFLTLWLCVVLAVDFSLKRIVQEQLAYLSVLGLAVALGILAWFDASGITGTLFGKMFVLDRLAIFFKMMILLATILVILLSVDYVHRFSFFRGEYYVLVTMSALGMMFMSSANDLLSLFVTLEFSTFGFYVLVAYLRDDMASNEAGLKFFILGVFAAGLLAYGISLVFGETGKLVFSDMTGAAPTTGLVIGFLLIFAALGFKIGAVPFHSWIPDTYHGSPTPVTAFLSIAPKVAAFAILLRLFLVALPTFKPAWALLLVAASILSMTYGNIVAIAQRNIKRLLAYSGIAQVGNVLIGLAAGTKMGTDSILFYLLTYLFANLGAFAVIMAISNAVGSEEIEDYSGLNRRSPFLAFAMLIFLLSLAGVPPLAGFIGKLYIFVAAIKEGLYTLITVGLINIVISMYYYLIVVKKMYISEPLDASPIKTTGPLRAVVYIGLAGTLVIGIYPQPFIDWVVAATLMFSNLVGSSAALPPSGLPFGG; this is encoded by the coding sequence ATGACGTTTGCTCTGACCTTCTCGGCATCGGATCTTCTCTATCTTCTGCCGGAACTATTCTTGACCCTGTGGCTCTGCGTGGTCTTGGCCGTCGACTTTTCCTTGAAACGCATTGTCCAAGAGCAGTTGGCCTACCTGTCCGTGCTCGGGCTGGCCGTCGCGCTGGGAATTCTGGCCTGGTTCGACGCCTCGGGCATCACCGGCACCCTGTTCGGCAAGATGTTCGTGTTGGATCGTCTCGCCATCTTCTTCAAGATGATGATCCTGCTCGCGACCATCCTGGTGATCCTGCTCTCGGTCGACTATGTGCATCGCTTCTCGTTCTTCCGCGGTGAATACTACGTGCTCGTCACGATGTCCGCGCTAGGGATGATGTTCATGTCCTCCGCGAACGATTTGTTATCGCTGTTCGTGACGCTCGAATTCTCCACCTTCGGCTTCTACGTCTTGGTCGCCTATCTCCGCGACGACATGGCCTCCAACGAGGCCGGTCTCAAGTTTTTCATCCTCGGCGTCTTTGCCGCCGGCCTCCTCGCTTACGGCATCAGCTTGGTGTTCGGCGAAACAGGCAAACTGGTCTTCTCCGACATGACCGGTGCCGCCCCGACCACCGGTCTGGTGATCGGCTTCCTGCTCATTTTTGCCGCCCTGGGTTTCAAGATCGGCGCCGTGCCCTTCCATTCCTGGATTCCGGATACCTACCACGGCTCGCCCACGCCCGTGACGGCCTTCCTGTCGATCGCACCCAAAGTGGCGGCCTTCGCCATCTTGCTACGGCTGTTCCTGGTCGCACTCCCGACCTTCAAACCAGCCTGGGCTCTCCTGCTCGTCGCCGCTTCGATTCTGTCGATGACGTACGGCAACATCGTCGCCATTGCACAACGCAACATCAAACGGCTGCTGGCCTATTCCGGTATCGCCCAAGTCGGCAATGTTCTGATCGGGTTGGCGGCCGGCACCAAGATGGGCACCGATTCGATCCTGTTTTACCTACTGACCTACCTCTTCGCAAACCTCGGAGCATTCGCGGTCATCATGGCCATCAGCAATGCGGTAGGGAGCGAGGAAATCGAAGACTACAGCGGGCTCAACCGACGTTCGCCGTTCTTGGCATTCGCGATGCTGATTTTCCTGCTGTCACTGGCCGGCGTTCCGCCGCTCGCCGGTTTCATCGGGAAACTCTACATCTTCGTCGCTGCGATCAAAGAGGGGCTCTACACGCTGATCACCGTCGGGCTCATCAACATCGTCATTTCGATGTACTACTACCTGATCGTCGTAAAGAAGATGTACATCAGCGAGCCACTCGATGCATCCCCCATCAAAACTACCGGGCCGCTCCGGGCCGTGGTGTACATCGGTCTGGCCGGAACCCTGGTGATCGGCATCTATCCGCAGCCGTTCATCGACTGGGTCGTTGCAGCCACGCTCATGTTTTCCAATCTTGTCGGGTCTTCCGCGGCGCTCCCTCCCTCGGGTCTTCCCTTCGGAGGGTAA